A window of Panicum virgatum strain AP13 chromosome 8K, P.virgatum_v5, whole genome shotgun sequence contains these coding sequences:
- the LOC120645630 gene encoding uncharacterized protein LOC120645630 — MICQIRLAWVLIDGGSTLNIIFAKTLKDMGFDMTKLVPSNQAFYGIIPGAGLTPFDKVTLPFPFGTRDNYRSKSIIFEVEPFETSYHAVLGRPALAKFMAIPNHTYLLLKMPAPNGVLSIRGNF, encoded by the coding sequence ATGATCTGCCAAATCCGTCTGGCCTGGGTGCTCATCGATGGCGGCAGTACCCTCAACATCATCTTCGCCAAGACCCTGAAGGACATGGGCTTCGACATGACTAAGCTGGTCCCCTCGAACCAGGCCTTCTATGGCATTATCCCGGGTGCTGGCTTGActccgttcgacaaggtcacCCTCCCGTTCCCCTTCGGCACTCGGGACAACTACAGAAGCAAGTCCATCATCTTCGAGGTGGAGCCATTCGAGACTTCCTACCATGCCGTACTTGGGAGACCAGccctcgccaagttcatggcgatcccaAACCACACATATCTTCTTCTGAAGATGCCGGCTCCAAATGGAGTCCTCTCCATCCGCGGCAACTTCTAG